The region GCACACAAGAGTATGTGCACGCGGAGTAACGGAGTCGGGGGCCTTGGGGTCTTAGTTTCGACTCGATCGTGGTTGCCCTGTGATCCCGCCGTTCTGTCAACTGAATGACCTGCAATGCGTTCGAGAGCCCTGGTTGCGATCAGCTTCATTCTGCTGTTAATTGGTGCGTTTGTTATCGTGCGAGATGCCCAGCGGACCGCGGCCGGAATGCGCGTGCAAGGACGCCTGAGACAGCTCCATCTGGCGCTGTTTAATTACCAGGCGGTGAATGGTGTTATTCCTGACCGAAATCTGCACGATTCAAACGGGCGTCTTCTCTGTTCTTGGGTCGGTATGATCTTGCCTTTCATTGAGCAACATGAAATTGCTGACTCAATTGACATTTCCGAATCGTGGGATTCTCCATCGAACAAAGAATCGCTCGAACGCGGCAAACGGTTTTGGGATTGGTACAGCGCTGATGGGTACTTCATCAGCGCTTACGATGGCGCTGATTCAATGTGGGATTCCAATGGAAAACCCCTCGGGACGCTTGAAGAATTACCGACCAAGGTATTGCTCGTTGCGACAACAATCGACGGTATTCACCCGCTAGAACCGTTTTGTTTAACGGAAGATCATCTACGCAAAATACTGACGGCTGGAACGAGAGCGTGGTATGTTGACGCGGATCGTTTTCATGGAACTGTCAGACTCGAGGGCAATTCAATCGTCTTTGTCCGTAATTTTGAACAATAGAGGACAGGACAATGAAATGTGCGCGAGGACGGGAGTCGTGAATATTTGTCTGCTTGCACGTCTTTCGCCTGTCTCGCGTGATTTATAACGTTCCCCGAATGTAGAGAATCTCAATGTTGCGAACCATATGTCGCGTCCCGTTAACCACTTTCGTGTTACTCGCGTTAATCTCCCAGGCGGATGCCGCAGATTCTGGCATTGGAGACAGTGGAAAATATCAACGGTTCGTCGTCCATGTTGCGGAGTATCGACCGAATGTTGATGTCGGCGTAACCAAGAATGCAGTCGAGATGCTTGAGGTCTTTCGAAAACAGAACGTGCGTCCTGTGCGTGAATTTAGAATCCCAACGCTGACCGATTGTGTTGCGGTATTTTCAGAGAGCAAGACTTTTGAAGTCCCTCAGAGGGATGCCCAGAGCCTCGGCAAAACGAACACTCAGAAAGGACCGCCAGTTCTTGGTACACGGCTTGAAATTCGTACAGGATCGGACTCTGGCAAGACGATCGCGAACATCGCGTACACTGTTGGCGAACGGCAGAATGGGGACAAGGGCTCTGCGTTGACACAAATCGTAATCGAGAACACGGATATTTACTCGACGGGTGAATCGAGAATAATCCGGTCGCAGACTCAAGATGATCGCAATGTATTTCTTGTCATCACGGTGTATGATGGGAACACAAAGGATCGAATTTCAGAGTAAGTCGAACGGCTGTTGAAGCCTCTTGAAAGCATCGAGGGTAATCATGCCGTGCACGCGAAGGTCGGGAGTCGTGTCAATTGAAGTGGTCAGTCAACCGCGTGACTTCGGTGACGGCTACCGTTCGCCATAGGCACTTCCATTAATCGAACGAAATGACCGCTGCGAAGTCGCTGCCAACCGAGCAAGATTTTGATCCGTATGGCGGCGACCTCGATGCGCAATGTGCATGGAAAAACTTTGGCGGGCTGACACTTGAAGAAGCCAAGATGAAGTTTCACCAGCATCCAGAAGTCTACCAAGAAGATTTTATGTTCATGGGCGGCAAGGCATTTGCCTATTACTACCCAGTGATTGACTCGTATCTTCGGGATACACCATTGCTTCCACCGGAAGACCGGGATGATCGCGAAACTTGGATTCTTCCCCAATGCATCAAGAACCAATTCGAAGGCTGGAACTTTCCACATGTTCGCCACCTAAAGCGAAGCGTGATTGACCTCTGTTGTTTCGTTCGCGAAAATCTATGTTTGTTCGGATCCGAACCGAGTGAACTGGAAAAGATTGACGAGCAATGGCTGAGCCTTCAAGAGCATCTTGAAACCACAAACGGATAGGCGAACCAAGGAATCGCTTGAGGCCAGAAGTCAGAGGATAAGCGGCAAGCGAGCCAATTCTTCGTCGTATCTGAGGTAGCATCTTGGATTTGATCGCGCCCTTCGTTCGGATTCCATTCGGGCTCATGTTTACGCAGCGACATTCCTCGCTGCAAAGGGAATATTTGGATCGCCATATCTTTCCGAGCTTCTTTCGCGATGCCGATCGATCGATCAGAATTCCGACTTGCTTTCTGACGACCAACAGCGTTTGCTCTCTCGCGGGGCAACATCGATGGCTACGGTGGTGAGAGCTGCCGGATACGATCACGCTGATACTGTGCATGCTAACGTGTCTGTGACAATCACCCCGATTCGGAGAAGCGAGGGCGTCTTAAAGCAGCTATACCGCAGAGCGATCCCTATTTGGAACGCTGTGGGCGGGCGGATTCATCTCCGCCGCGCTGTCGTCCACCGGCATGCGGTGGACCGCCACCGTCACGTCCGCCACGTTGCTGCCGGAGTTCTTCCATCCGTTGTTTCTGCGACTCGGCCAAGATCGCGGCGAGTTGCTTGTCAGCGCCTGCTTAACACGGAAGCTCCAGCGCTGCTACGGAGATGCAACGCAGTACAACGACTGATTGCTGCGCAAATACAGACGCCCATCGCTGACCGCGGGACTAGCATTAAAGTCCGTATCATCGCTGGCAAATTTGTTTCGCGCGATGACTTCGAATTCATCCGACGGTCTGATGACCAGCGTTCCGCTTTCGCGAGTCACGATGTAGATAAACTCGCCGATTTTGATCGGCGAAGCGTAGACCGGACGTTGACCTTGGAGATCCCGAACACGCTCGCGATAGACGATTTCGCCGTCGTCTGACTTGGTGCAGTAAGCCAGACCGCGATCGTCAATCCAGTAAAACTTGCCGTCTTCGAGCAGCGGCGTCGCGACGTAGGAACTGGTGCGGTTCGTCCACAGTACGTTGGTGTCAGACACATCATCTTTTCCACCAACCTTGATCGCGATGCTGCCAGCCCCGCGATAACCGCCAAAGCCATAGACCTTTTGACCGTCGACGATCAATGAAGGCGAAACATTGCCGGTCATCGGAGATGTGGCGTACCAAAGCAGCTTTCCGGTCTTCGGGTTCATCGACCAAATTTCGCCTGGCACGCTGATGACCAGTTCGTCATCGCGACCAGGAACCGTAACGATGCGGGGTGTACCGTACGTTAATTCCAGCATGTCGGCTTGCTGCTTCCAAACCTCTTCGCCCGTTGACTTCTTCAAGCAGTAAATCGTACGTGATTCGTCGGCGGCATTGATGATGACGGTGTCCTTGTAGAGCAGCACGCTGGCCGCGGACCCCCATTCCCGATTGCCACTGCTCTTTCCGGCATCGAAACTCCATATTTTTTCGCCATCCATCGTGACGCAGTGCACACCGCCTTTGCCGAAAAACGCAAAGATGTGGTCGCCATCCGTGGCCGGTGTATTACTCGCATAGCCATGCTCGGTGATGTAGCCACGGTAGCCGTCTTCGCGATAGTCGATTGGGAAATCAAGCGACCAGAGTGAGTCCCCGCTGGTTTTATCAAAACACATTAGCTTTCGTATCGCGGCGTCACCATCGACGTAGCATGTGACGATCACTTTGTTGCCCGAAATGATTGGGCTAGACGAACCACTGCCGGGCAGATCGACCTTCCAGGCAAGATTCTTCGACTCGCTCCACTCCGTTGGTACGGTTTCGCTGGAGACCGCTTTGCCATCAGGGCCGAGGAACATTGGCCACGAATCAGCGTGTGCGCGACAGCAGACGGTCGCAGTCAGCAAAAGGCAGACGAGCGTGCGGATCATTTCATTCTCTGGGTTTTTCGGACGGCTTTCTGGGGCATGCGTCGTCAGTGAAGAATAGGGCCACGAATTTGAATAATGTTCATAGGTTTTTGGCCCGATTTCGAGATCTTCCACGCATGGGAATTTGCCGGCGAAGTTCGAATTGAACCGTTCGCTTAGCCAAGTCGCTTTGCACCAAGGAGTCTTCCCATGCGTCGCACACTTTCCAAGCCGAGTCTCGTTGTGTTGGCGAGCGTTGTCCTGGCCTTGGTCGTTTACACGTCCACGCTGGTGCTTGCTCAGCGACGAGGCGGTCGCCGCGGCCCACCTTCGGGTGCGAAGCCCGAAATCGAGGATACGCAGAAGCTAAACGTCTACGCCGACAATTGGTTTGAGCTGTACATCAACGGCGAACTGACGGCGGTGGATTCGATTCGGTTCATGCCGCACAACGTTGTCTCGGTCGATGTGTTCCCCAAGTACCCCATGACGATCGCCGTCATGGCCAAGGACAACGCCGACGCCAAAACCGCCCTTGAATACAACCACACTCAAATCGGCGACGGCGGGTTCATCTTAAAGATGGGTGACGGGACGGTCACCGGAAAACACTGGAAAGCCAAATCTGTTTTCCACGGCCCAATCAATCGTGACATGCGGAATCCCCAAGTTCGCCGGACAGAAATTCCGGAAAACTGGATGGCAGTTGATTTTGACGATAGCGATTGGTCCGCGGCATGCGAATTCAGCGAACAAACCGTGCGACCAAAGCGGCCTTTCTATCAACATGACTTCGAAGGCGCAAAATTCATTTGGGCTGACGATTTGGAACTAGATAACACGGTGCTCTTCCGAGTGACGATCGATTCGCCGCCGGACGGAAGCACACCAAAGCGATTCCCAATTCTTGATGAGTGAAACCATGCAAACACTACGATTATTCGGTCAACTGGTTATCCTCGTGTGGATGCTTAGCTTGACTTGCCACGCTCACGAGTGGCACTTTCACGCAGATGAGGAAACTGATCAAGCGAAGGCGAAGAACGTGAAGCAAGACGATCAAGCGGAGAAGCCACCGATCGCGGTCCACTTCGAAAAGTTCGACGGTGTGAAAGTTCGATGGAACGCTAGCACACTGTTTGTTGAATCCAATGGACTGCCCGACCACGACATGATGATTGGGATTCGATCATGGCAACAGCAGGTACCGATCCCTCAGCCGTTCACCGGTAACAATGCTTGGCAAATCCCGCTGAAACCTCGCCTCGCCAAGAGTCCGATCTCCGCAAAAACGAATCTCTATCGAGGTGCGATTGCGTTGGCAGTCAACGGAGTTCCCATCTTCAATGCGCTTAACAATCGCGGTGATGATGCGCATCTTGCAGGTGAACTCGACCAGTGGGGTGGCCACTGCGGTCGCGGCGACGATTATCACTACCATATGGCTCCGGTGCATCTGGAAGCAGTGGTCGGTAAGGGAAACCCGATTGCATTCGCATTGGACGGCTACCCGATTTACGGTTTGGTCGAAGCCGATGGGACGCCGGTCGGAAAGCTGGACGAATTCAACGGTCAGTTCGACGCCGACGGCAACTACCACTACCACGCCACGAAGACCTACCCGTACATCAACGGCGGCATGCGAGGAGTCGTCGACGTTCATGGAGATCAGGTGGAGCCGCAACCGAGAGACTCACCGATTCGGCCGGCTTACCGTCCGCTCCGAGGTGCAACCATTACAGGCTTTGAGCGATCCGAAAGGCAGTCCGTCCTAACCTATACCATTCGTGGTCAAGAAGGGACGGTCGCCTACGGTCCAGACGGCCCGTCAAAATGGAAGTTCATTTACACAGAACCCGGTAAGCAGCCTCGGACGGAAACTTATGAGCGGCAATCCCACCCAGATGAACGCGGTGGCCGCAGACCACCTCCCCGCAGACGGTAGGCATCAAAACAGTGCCGAGTAAAGCTTCTTGATCATTCGAAAATTGTGTTGGCCGTCTTTGGGCCGTAGGCACTCAATTTTCTTGATAGCTGTTGAGTGTGACTTCTCGGGTGTGGGGAAGGCATCGTGCTGTTGCTCAAGCCCAGCGAGTCCCAGTCAGCCGCAAACGCTCGCCCGCGGCTTACGGCACATCAATCGCCACCCAACTTCAGCCGCAAGCGTTGGGCTTCGCCAAGTGCCGCTCCCCGGCTCATCGCTGCCGTTGCGCTGCTGTGATCCGGATCATCCGTTACCAAGCTTCCTACGCCGAGGGAAAGGATCGGTTCTGCTCAGTCGAGCGTCGATCTGACCGATCGTCGCTCGATGATTCCTCCCGTCTCGCGCTCCGGCAACACTCAATCGCCTCGCCGATAACGGTAGCATGCCAACTACAAAATAGACAAAACGACTTAACGAGTCCTGACACCTTTTTCCGGCTGCGTTCGACGTCGTTTAACGCGGTGGTGTTCCCTGCGTACTTCCAATTCGCAACGACATGATTGATCGTTGTTTTTCCGGCTTGACAGAAAATCGCGATGTAAGCTGTTGGCACACCGAACGCAAACAGCCAACCCCGGGCATGAGGGCATACCCTAAACCAGACCAAGATTGAACAACTCGTAGTGTCAGTGGACGAGTGATGCGATGTGAGATTGTTCGCGAGTGTTGGGGGTGGTTGCAAGAGCAGCGGTGCCAAGATTACGAAGTAAGAACACAACGTCGGACAACAGCTCTCGGAGCCATCGCTATGCCCATAAGACTCGCGAGCACTTTATCGATTTCGCCACAAGAAATGGCGGATCAGATGGCGCAATCAGCCGAATACGATCAGACGACGCAGCGTCTGTACAAGGCGATGATTAAGTATGGTCTGATGTTGAAAGATACGCAAAACTCATCAAGCACCGACCGTAGCACG is a window of Roseiconus lacunae DNA encoding:
- a CDS encoding YHYH protein, translating into MQTLRLFGQLVILVWMLSLTCHAHEWHFHADEETDQAKAKNVKQDDQAEKPPIAVHFEKFDGVKVRWNASTLFVESNGLPDHDMMIGIRSWQQQVPIPQPFTGNNAWQIPLKPRLAKSPISAKTNLYRGAIALAVNGVPIFNALNNRGDDAHLAGELDQWGGHCGRGDDYHYHMAPVHLEAVVGKGNPIAFALDGYPIYGLVEADGTPVGKLDEFNGQFDADGNYHYHATKTYPYINGGMRGVVDVHGDQVEPQPRDSPIRPAYRPLRGATITGFERSERQSVLTYTIRGQEGTVAYGPDGPSKWKFIYTEPGKQPRTETYERQSHPDERGGRRPPPRRR
- a CDS encoding outer membrane protein assembly factor BamB family protein, giving the protein MIRTLVCLLLTATVCCRAHADSWPMFLGPDGKAVSSETVPTEWSESKNLAWKVDLPGSGSSSPIISGNKVIVTCYVDGDAAIRKLMCFDKTSGDSLWSLDFPIDYREDGYRGYITEHGYASNTPATDGDHIFAFFGKGGVHCVTMDGEKIWSFDAGKSSGNREWGSAASVLLYKDTVIINAADESRTIYCLKKSTGEEVWKQQADMLELTYGTPRIVTVPGRDDELVISVPGEIWSMNPKTGKLLWYATSPMTGNVSPSLIVDGQKVYGFGGYRGAGSIAIKVGGKDDVSDTNVLWTNRTSSYVATPLLEDGKFYWIDDRGLAYCTKSDDGEIVYRERVRDLQGQRPVYASPIKIGEFIYIVTRESGTLVIRPSDEFEVIARNKFASDDTDFNASPAVSDGRLYLRSNQSLYCVASP
- a CDS encoding DUF1559 family PulG-like putative transporter; this translates as MQGRLRQLHLALFNYQAVNGVIPDRNLHDSNGRLLCSWVGMILPFIEQHEIADSIDISESWDSPSNKESLERGKRFWDWYSADGYFISAYDGADSMWDSNGKPLGTLEELPTKVLLVATTIDGIHPLEPFCLTEDHLRKILTAGTRAWYVDADRFHGTVRLEGNSIVFVRNFEQ